The DNA sequence AACCAGAAACTGCGCGGTCAGGATGGCGAAGAACGGAAACACAATATTCATGTAGTGCGGCAACTGGAAGGCCGATAGCGAGAACAGGGCGAACGTAGCCAGACCCGATCCCAGCGATACGTATTCGGGCAGTCGGGAGGCCGGTTGACGTTGTACCAGCCCCGCTATCGCTTTACCGATGCCGGCGTACAGAGGCAACGACCAGGGCAGAAACGCCCACAGTACCGTATGGACAAAGAAAAATTTATCGCCCGCCCCTTTGATCGGCCCCGTGTTGAAAAACCGGCCAAACTGGCTGTCCCAGAAGAAAAACCGCACGCCCGATACGCCCGTGCCGCCGAAGATGATCTTCTCCGGATGCAGATCAAACTGCTGGTAGAGGCAGTAGATCTCGGGAAGCGTAAACAGCAACGACAGCCCCGCCACGACATACCAGCGTATTTTCAACAACTCGCGCCACTGCCCCGTCAGCAGCCAGTGGATGACCAGACCCGCCCCGATGGGTACGAGTACAAAGACACCTTTTGTCATTAGGGCACAGCCCGTCAAAAGGGAACCCAGTAGTATGTGTATGGTGCTTTCGGGAAGGATATATCGTCGGGATATGGTATTTCCTTCTCCGGTCAGGAAAACCCGCCAGAAGTGGTAGACCGCTCCAATGATCAGGCCCATCAGGTACGGTTCGGCCCGAACATCGAAGTTAGACAGCACCCCGTGAAAAGCGGTGAGTAACACCAGCGTAGCCACCTGCGCAACGATTTTGGGGTACATTAGCCGGGCAAACGCGTATGTATAGGCTACGCTGCCCATGAAGAACAGCAAAGCCGGAACTTTGTAAGCAAACGTATTGACGCCAAAAATTAAAAAGCTCACGGCTGTAACCCAGAACGGAAAATGCGGTTTATCGAGCCAGTCGGCACCAACGGCGTAGAGGTTAACGAAATCGCCCGACTGCGCCATGCGTTTGGCAATGGTGGCGTATAAGGCACCGTCGGGTTCCAGGATGGGAGGCACCAGACCGGTGCTATTCAGAATAATTCCAACGGTTAACAGCGCGTAAAACCAGCGGTTGGGCAGCGGTAACAGATCAGTACGTGGTTCGGGGCCGGGCATTCTGGAAAAAGAAATATAAA is a window from the Spirosoma rigui genome containing:
- a CDS encoding ArnT family glycosyltransferase encodes the protein MPGPEPRTDLLPLPNRWFYALLTVGIILNSTGLVPPILEPDGALYATIAKRMAQSGDFVNLYAVGADWLDKPHFPFWVTAVSFLIFGVNTFAYKVPALLFFMGSVAYTYAFARLMYPKIVAQVATLVLLTAFHGVLSNFDVRAEPYLMGLIIGAVYHFWRVFLTGEGNTISRRYILPESTIHILLGSLLTGCALMTKGVFVLVPIGAGLVIHWLLTGQWRELLKIRWYVVAGLSLLFTLPEIYCLYQQFDLHPEKIIFGGTGVSGVRFFFWDSQFGRFFNTGPIKGAGDKFFFVHTVLWAFLPWSLPLYAGIGKAIAGLVQRQPASRLPEYVSLGSGLATFALFSLSAFQLPHYMNIVFPFFAILTAQFLVGLRATALRRWTVGQTVIGLLLIGLSAALLLLAQPGQVGLGLGWVVATALLTFLVFRENSLTSLVGRMVGTMLVLAGVLNLFLYPTLMQYQAGMTAARYANEQPALAQRPTLLYMPGTGVGGGSFWTYEFYAGAPTRYVRSDSALRLQLQQRPQQLFTNAELADSLTSHGFDVQSIAVFPYYHVSQLSYAFLNRSTRSGTLSPYVLVTVRNRKQP